Proteins from a genomic interval of Chryseobacterium indologenes:
- a CDS encoding linear amide C-N hydrolase, with protein sequence MKKFPLILFSLILSVGLWNPSEACTRVVYKGPQNTVITARSMDWRDEIPANLWVFPKGIDRTGETGPKSVKWTSKYGSLISSSWDIASADGMNEKGLVANLLWLGESQYPKYDPKGSKKGLAISLWAQYYLDNFATVKEAVEFSRKEPFVIVSDYIPGTERFTTIHLSISDATGDNAVFEYINGKLVIHHDPSYTVMTNSPIFEEQLALNNYWKGIPGTVMLPGTNRAADRFVRASYYINAIPQTADTRTAVASVFSVIRNCSVPYGITSATEPNISSTRWRSVSDQKNLVYYFETVFTPNTFWVDLKDFDLSAKGKVMKLDLSNNRTYNGKSNQDFKESVPFKFLGLN encoded by the coding sequence ATGAAAAAGTTCCCATTAATTTTATTTTCTTTGATTCTCTCTGTAGGATTATGGAATCCGTCAGAAGCCTGTACCCGCGTCGTTTACAAAGGTCCACAAAACACCGTTATCACAGCCCGTTCTATGGACTGGCGTGACGAAATCCCTGCCAACCTGTGGGTTTTTCCAAAAGGAATAGACCGTACAGGAGAAACAGGTCCGAAATCTGTAAAATGGACCTCCAAGTACGGAAGCCTTATCAGTTCGTCATGGGATATCGCTTCAGCAGACGGAATGAATGAAAAAGGACTGGTTGCTAATTTACTCTGGCTCGGTGAATCTCAATATCCGAAATATGACCCCAAAGGAAGTAAAAAAGGACTGGCCATCTCACTATGGGCTCAATATTATCTCGATAATTTTGCTACCGTAAAAGAGGCAGTTGAATTTTCCAGAAAAGAACCATTTGTAATAGTAAGTGATTATATTCCCGGAACCGAAAGATTTACAACCATTCACCTATCCATTTCTGATGCTACCGGAGATAACGCCGTATTTGAGTATATCAATGGAAAACTGGTTATTCACCATGATCCCTCATATACGGTAATGACCAACTCCCCTATTTTCGAAGAGCAACTAGCTCTGAACAATTATTGGAAAGGAATTCCGGGAACGGTTATGCTTCCTGGGACTAACCGCGCAGCAGACCGTTTTGTAAGAGCATCCTACTATATCAATGCCATCCCGCAAACCGCAGATACCCGTACTGCCGTAGCCAGTGTATTCAGTGTGATCAGAAACTGTTCCGTACCTTATGGTATTACTTCGGCAACAGAACCTAACATCTCTTCTACAAGATGGCGCTCTGTTTCGGATCAGAAAAATCTGGTGTATTATTTTGAAACCGTCTTTACCCCGAATACATTCTGGGTAGATCTTAAAGATTTTGATTTAAGCGCTAAAGGAAAGGTGATGAAACTGGATTTGAGTAACAACCGCACTTATAACGGGAAATCAAATCAGGATTTTAAGGAATCCGTCCCATTCAAATTCTTAGGCTTAAACTAA
- a CDS encoding porin, which produces MAFFSFKKRSLLLCIFFCWLSAHAQNQDSLQTQPPKQEEDNIKYPQLQIKGLFQARYLVGMSKDVDVNGLHHTDGSGTDNNFMLKYMRVQVRAQISKRTEVVVLANLADFKNDPKSRVLENAYLKYTFSPKLALTVGQFRPWFGIEETYPIDIIKSLDWSNQYTEFGKLGWTSFQIGMSATGQLQLGEIPFQYAVSVVNGNGKNQINDNDNGKQYSTRLVFGLSKKYNFNVGLNGGIGEVFSKKVYALGVDLSSLIHFDPKWSLDMQLEAKQATNHVLYNSIDPEIRPFNPDQYLIRGVYFLPNLRYEINHKNLSAFELSCRYEYLDTNFRMASNPRQTITPMFGLEFLKNYGARIQLGVQFDRYKHQVDNTSQYNNNLFIVQVQSRF; this is translated from the coding sequence ATGGCCTTTTTTTCATTCAAAAAGAGAAGCCTGCTCCTATGCATTTTTTTCTGCTGGTTGTCAGCACATGCACAGAATCAGGATTCTCTTCAAACCCAGCCTCCCAAACAGGAAGAAGACAACATTAAATATCCGCAACTGCAGATCAAAGGGCTTTTTCAGGCACGTTATCTCGTAGGAATGAGCAAGGATGTAGATGTCAACGGACTTCACCACACGGATGGTTCCGGGACGGATAATAATTTCATGCTTAAATACATGAGGGTTCAGGTGCGTGCACAGATCAGCAAACGTACCGAAGTGGTAGTACTGGCAAACCTTGCTGATTTTAAAAATGATCCTAAAAGCAGGGTTCTTGAAAATGCTTATTTAAAATATACCTTCAGTCCCAAGTTGGCATTGACTGTTGGACAATTCAGACCCTGGTTCGGAATTGAAGAAACTTATCCTATTGACATTATTAAATCTTTAGACTGGTCTAATCAATATACAGAATTCGGAAAACTGGGCTGGACAAGCTTCCAGATCGGGATGTCTGCCACAGGACAGCTTCAGCTCGGAGAAATTCCATTTCAATATGCTGTCTCTGTGGTGAACGGAAACGGGAAAAACCAGATCAATGATAATGACAACGGAAAACAATATTCTACCAGATTGGTTTTCGGATTGTCTAAAAAATACAATTTCAATGTCGGCCTGAATGGTGGTATCGGGGAAGTATTTAGCAAAAAAGTATATGCCCTGGGTGTTGACCTGAGCTCACTGATTCACTTTGATCCCAAATGGAGCCTTGATATGCAGCTGGAAGCCAAACAGGCGACCAATCACGTCCTGTACAATTCCATTGATCCGGAAATACGGCCTTTCAATCCTGACCAGTATCTGATTCGCGGGGTATACTTTCTTCCGAATCTCAGATATGAAATCAATCATAAAAATTTGAGTGCCTTCGAGCTTTCCTGCCGGTACGAATATCTTGACACCAATTTCAGAATGGCGTCCAACCCCAGACAAACCATTACCCCGATGTTCGGATTGGAATTCCTGAAAAATTACGGAGCGAGAATTCAGCTGGGAGTACAATTTGACCGATACAAGCATCAGGTAGACAATACATCACAATATAATAACAATCTATTCATTGTGCAGGTGCAAAGTAGATTTTAA
- a CDS encoding anion permease: MKEINIKNVAITFVVALIIWFIPAPEGVAGNAWHLFAIFAATILGIILKAAPMGTMCMMAIGFTALTQVVAPGDAGKSITKALSGFGDKVIWLIGISFFIARGFIKTGLGNRIAFLFIRVFGKSSLGLAYGLGLADVCLAPAIPSNTARGGGIIYPIMKSMAISFDSVPEKPETHRKLGSFLTLNSYYMNLIASSMFLTGTASNPMCQKFAANLGIDITWMSWAAAGFIPGAVAFFIVPLVLYKLYPPELKKTGDAPKMAAQKLKEMGPISRNEWLMLLAFFILLALWIFGGALSIDATTTAFIGLTLLLLTSVLTWEDVKGEKGAWDTIVWFAVLVMMASSLNELGFIGWFSNLIKVQIGGLSWQVAFPVIIVVYFFSHYIFASATAHVAAMYAALLGVGVSLGIPPMLLAMMLGFMGSIYGVLTHYGHGPAPVFFGSGYVDLKAWWLRGLEIGIVLLIIYMVVGGLWMKVLGYY; this comes from the coding sequence ATGAAAGAAATTAATATTAAAAATGTAGCGATCACATTCGTCGTTGCATTGATTATATGGTTCATTCCTGCTCCGGAAGGTGTTGCCGGGAATGCCTGGCATTTGTTTGCCATCTTTGCCGCGACCATTTTAGGAATTATTTTAAAAGCCGCCCCTATGGGCACCATGTGTATGATGGCCATAGGATTCACAGCATTAACGCAGGTGGTTGCTCCCGGAGACGCAGGAAAATCAATCACAAAAGCGCTTTCCGGATTTGGAGATAAAGTCATCTGGCTCATCGGGATCTCATTTTTTATTGCGAGAGGATTTATCAAAACAGGTCTGGGAAACCGTATTGCCTTTTTATTTATCAGAGTTTTTGGTAAAAGTTCATTGGGACTGGCATACGGATTAGGACTGGCAGATGTATGTCTTGCACCGGCTATTCCAAGTAACACGGCCAGAGGCGGAGGTATCATCTACCCTATTATGAAATCTATGGCCATCAGCTTCGACTCTGTTCCGGAAAAACCGGAAACCCACAGAAAATTAGGCTCTTTTTTAACGCTGAACAGTTATTACATGAACCTCATCGCTTCTTCCATGTTCCTGACAGGGACTGCGAGTAACCCGATGTGCCAGAAGTTTGCGGCCAACCTTGGCATTGATATTACCTGGATGTCATGGGCTGCTGCCGGTTTTATCCCCGGAGCGGTTGCTTTCTTTATCGTTCCTTTGGTTTTATACAAATTGTATCCGCCTGAATTGAAAAAAACAGGGGACGCTCCCAAAATGGCCGCCCAGAAATTAAAAGAAATGGGTCCTATTTCAAGAAATGAATGGTTGATGCTATTGGCATTTTTTATCCTTCTGGCTCTTTGGATATTTGGAGGTGCTCTTTCTATTGATGCTACAACGACAGCTTTCATCGGATTAACCTTATTGTTATTAACATCAGTATTAACATGGGAAGATGTAAAGGGTGAAAAAGGAGCATGGGATACCATCGTTTGGTTTGCTGTTCTTGTGATGATGGCAAGCTCTTTAAATGAACTGGGCTTTATCGGCTGGTTCAGTAACCTTATCAAGGTCCAGATCGGTGGCCTGAGCTGGCAGGTAGCTTTCCCGGTGATTATTGTTGTCTATTTTTTCAGTCACTATATTTTTGCAAGTGCTACAGCTCACGTAGCTGCTATGTATGCAGCCTTGTTAGGCGTGGGAGTTTCTTTAGGAATTCCTCCTATGTTACTGGCAATGATGCTGGGTTTCATGGGTTCAATTTATGGGGTTCTTACCCATTACGGACACGGTCCGGCACCGGTATTCTTCGGAAGCGGATATGTTGATCTCAAAGCCTGGTGGCTCAGAGGTCTTGAAATCGGGATTGTATTATTAATTATCTACATGGTTGTAGGAGGATTGTGGATGAAAGTTTTAGGATATTATTAA
- a CDS encoding succinate dehydrogenase cytochrome b subunit, translating to MLSTLSRKMLMCLTGLFLGFFLLIHFLGNLQLFLPQEQAHLQFNAYSHFLSGNIIIKIVSYVLYASIILHAVDGLMITLKNRKSGGSYQNDRRGRASQWASRNMGILGTLILIFLVIHFQNFWYIYKFGNPPLDENGNKDLYILVVTVFREWWYVIIYVISMIALCYHMIHGIHSAVRTLGLYHPKFVKWVKITGIAYSVIISVGFALMPVYVFFTYH from the coding sequence ATGTTATCAACATTGTCAAGAAAAATGCTGATGTGTCTCACGGGACTCTTTCTGGGATTCTTCCTGCTGATTCACTTTCTGGGAAATCTCCAGTTATTTTTACCGCAGGAACAGGCACATCTTCAGTTCAACGCCTATTCTCACTTTTTATCAGGAAATATTATCATTAAGATCGTGTCCTATGTTTTGTATGCCAGTATTATTCTGCATGCGGTAGATGGATTAATGATTACTTTAAAAAACAGAAAATCAGGAGGAAGCTATCAGAATGACAGACGCGGAAGAGCCAGCCAATGGGCTTCCCGTAATATGGGAATTCTGGGAACATTAATTTTAATCTTCCTCGTGATCCACTTCCAGAATTTCTGGTATATCTATAAGTTCGGAAACCCGCCATTGGATGAAAACGGAAATAAAGACTTGTACATTCTTGTCGTAACGGTGTTCAGAGAATGGTGGTATGTGATCATTTACGTTATCTCCATGATTGCGTTATGCTATCACATGATTCACGGAATTCACAGTGCGGTAAGAACATTGGGATTATACCATCCAAAGTTTGTCAAATGGGTTAAAATAACAGGAATTGCCTACTCCGTCATCATCAGTGTAGGTTTTGCCCTGATGCCCGTTTATGTGTTCTTTACTTATCATTAA
- a CDS encoding succinate dehydrogenase/fumarate reductase iron-sulfur subunit — translation MDLHLKIWRQKDRKSEGKLVGYDLKGLNSQMSFLEMLDTLNEKLITEGDEPVEFDHDCREGICGQCGMMINGIAHGPLKHTTTCQLHLRSFKDGETILIEPFRAEAFPVKKDLKVDRSAFDRIISSGGFVSINTGQAPDATAIPVTHQTAEEAFDSAACIGCGACVATCKNGSAALFTSAKITHMALLPQGKEERSKRVVDMVTRMDTELFGHCSNTEACEVECPQGISVLNIARMNFEYNRALFFKKK, via the coding sequence ATGGATTTACACCTTAAGATATGGAGACAGAAAGACAGAAAAAGTGAAGGAAAACTGGTCGGTTATGACCTGAAAGGATTGAATTCCCAAATGTCTTTCCTCGAAATGCTGGATACTTTAAATGAAAAACTGATTACTGAAGGCGATGAACCGGTAGAATTTGACCACGATTGCCGTGAAGGAATTTGTGGACAATGCGGAATGATGATTAATGGTATCGCTCATGGTCCGTTAAAACATACCACAACCTGTCAGCTTCACCTAAGATCGTTTAAAGATGGGGAAACCATTTTAATAGAACCTTTCCGTGCAGAAGCTTTTCCGGTTAAAAAAGATTTAAAGGTAGACCGTTCTGCTTTTGACAGAATCATTTCTTCAGGAGGTTTCGTCTCTATCAACACCGGGCAGGCGCCGGATGCCACGGCCATTCCGGTTACCCACCAAACGGCAGAGGAAGCTTTTGATTCTGCGGCATGTATCGGATGTGGCGCCTGCGTTGCAACCTGTAAAAACGGAAGTGCGGCTTTATTTACCTCAGCAAAGATTACGCATATGGCACTTCTTCCTCAGGGTAAAGAAGAAAGAAGCAAACGCGTTGTAGATATGGTTACCCGGATGGATACAGAATTATTCGGGCACTGTTCAAATACGGAAGCCTGTGAAGTGGAATGTCCGCAAGGAATTTCGGTACTCAATATTGCCAGAATGAATTTTGAATATAACAGAGCATTATTCTTTAAAAAGAAATAG
- a CDS encoding thiol-activated cytolysin family protein: MKKLMYMMAAISMVALSSCANELDKQGNEKPLNRTPEQVINITSFGTYPSVLQSGKNRSMLGKGDPETFTETREFESSESIVLPHLQMYIFPGSLLKGNSIQDMNFKPITASVKPITVSMSIPALNKKTAFTIDKPSLSNTRQVVQDYIQSADFTQNGILSYSVEQFTSYDELKVAFGSNVNTRSLFGKNSSSTNIEEGMITKRTGFYVKFYQTSFTLDMDIPSGSLVNDTNLDTGGVEPVYVSSISYGRMGVLAIETNELAETARTTINETFSKLFVKGESYLTQEEKNFLNGADFNLYMIGGSGVTAAQSFKGYEAFVNHVSKGTFSKSQPGVPIFCTYSYLNDNSPVKTSFKFDIKNPPVYVKLVKENIVTSSRIKNADIKLYFYSSKSQTNTIAHPSIRFVINKTTTNGVSGNGDHFTYTTTTEPIVLQNAGLNTNMTIPNQRLSSQQGVCKPRGQHPCEFIITKTEDVAYTIAPSDKYNYIVIN; the protein is encoded by the coding sequence ATGAAAAAATTAATGTATATGATGGCAGCCATTTCAATGGTTGCCTTATCAAGTTGTGCTAATGAACTGGATAAACAAGGGAATGAAAAACCTTTGAACCGTACCCCTGAACAGGTAATCAATATTACCTCGTTCGGAACTTATCCATCGGTATTACAATCGGGCAAGAACAGAAGCATGCTGGGCAAAGGAGATCCTGAAACATTTACGGAGACCCGCGAGTTTGAATCTTCAGAATCTATCGTATTGCCCCATTTGCAGATGTATATTTTCCCAGGGTCCCTGCTGAAAGGAAATTCTATACAGGACATGAATTTTAAACCGATTACAGCTTCTGTAAAACCAATTACCGTTTCCATGTCAATTCCGGCATTGAATAAAAAAACCGCATTTACCATAGATAAACCTTCTTTGTCAAATACCAGACAGGTGGTCCAGGATTATATCCAGTCTGCGGACTTTACCCAAAACGGAATATTAAGCTACAGTGTTGAGCAATTTACTTCTTATGATGAGCTTAAAGTGGCTTTCGGGTCTAATGTTAATACAAGATCTTTGTTTGGAAAAAATTCTTCTTCTACCAATATTGAAGAAGGGATGATCACTAAGAGAACGGGGTTCTATGTAAAGTTTTACCAGACGTCATTCACGCTGGATATGGATATTCCATCCGGATCACTGGTTAATGATACCAACCTTGATACCGGAGGTGTAGAACCTGTGTATGTAAGTTCTATATCGTACGGAAGAATGGGAGTTTTGGCCATTGAAACGAATGAACTGGCAGAAACAGCCAGAACGACAATCAATGAAACGTTCAGTAAGTTATTTGTAAAGGGAGAAAGCTATCTTACTCAGGAGGAGAAAAACTTTTTGAACGGGGCTGATTTCAATCTTTATATGATCGGAGGCAGCGGCGTTACGGCAGCGCAGTCTTTCAAAGGATATGAAGCTTTCGTTAATCATGTTTCCAAAGGCACATTTTCAAAAAGCCAGCCGGGAGTTCCTATTTTCTGTACCTATTCTTATTTAAATGATAATTCTCCGGTAAAGACTTCATTTAAATTTGATATTAAAAATCCACCGGTTTATGTAAAACTGGTTAAAGAAAATATCGTAACCAGCAGCCGAATTAAAAATGCGGACATCAAGCTCTACTTTTATTCCAGTAAAAGCCAGACCAATACCATTGCCCACCCCAGCATCCGCTTTGTCATTAATAAAACAACAACGAATGGAGTGAGCGGTAACGGAGATCATTTTACTTACACGACTACCACAGAGCCTATTGTATTGCAAAATGCAGGTTTGAATACCAATATGACCATTCCCAATCAACGTTTATCAAGCCAGCAAGGAGTCTGTAAGCCAAGAGGGCAACATCCTTGTGAATTTATAATCACCAAAACGGAAGATGTAGCATACACCATCGCTCCAAGCGATAAGTACAATTATATTGTGATCAATTAA
- a CDS encoding thioredoxin family protein — protein sequence MKYSKIVLVAALLFFQWGMAQEKADVVINNALTEAKAAKKNVLLVFHASWCKWCKMMEKNMNLPETQPIFDKRFVIAYIDVQERGEKKALENPGGQELMNKFKGENAGLPFWLVLNSKGEVLADSFNAKGENLGSPATQDEVSDFIAKLGKASPLTKEESQKIQNVFMKKN from the coding sequence ATGAAATATTCTAAGATCGTGTTGGTTGCAGCTTTATTGTTTTTTCAATGGGGAATGGCTCAGGAAAAAGCAGATGTTGTAATCAATAATGCACTGACAGAGGCTAAAGCAGCTAAGAAAAATGTTTTGCTGGTATTCCATGCCTCATGGTGCAAATGGTGTAAAATGATGGAAAAAAATATGAACCTGCCGGAAACACAGCCTATTTTTGATAAAAGATTTGTTATCGCATACATCGATGTTCAGGAAAGAGGTGAAAAGAAAGCCCTTGAAAATCCAGGCGGGCAGGAACTGATGAATAAGTTCAAAGGTGAAAATGCAGGTCTCCCTTTCTGGCTGGTCTTAAATTCCAAAGGAGAGGTGTTGGCTGATTCTTTCAATGCTAAAGGTGAAAACCTGGGATCTCCCGCTACTCAGGATGAAGTATCTGATTTCATTGCCAAGCTGGGAAAAGCTTCTCCGCTGACAAAAGAAGAAAGCCAGAAGATTCAGAATGTTTTTATGAAGAAAAATTAA
- a CDS encoding helix-turn-helix domain-containing protein, with protein sequence MVEIKKYYNQEGHSEPRRVIKYTLFWCSGGTAEILIDEHIFALKTHQAVTITSGQYHQLMTVNGEVIALEFTLDFFSKSDSDIELIFHNGLFCHFGMNEIITIRNASFFSETLDRIEKKIEEKPYQYLISTHSMIELLLVEINRSKIANGDEIWKPDALFLKFLEKVRQHFSDNYPVAQFSDLLNTTEAKLNEVSKLHTQKTAQNVIYSLIISEAKRLLLYEKLTIKEIAYQLGFNDPFYFSNFFKKHTSLSPKDYQKNLKRS encoded by the coding sequence ATGGTTGAAATAAAAAAATATTATAATCAGGAAGGCCATTCTGAACCGAGAAGGGTTATTAAGTATACTCTATTCTGGTGCTCAGGAGGAACGGCAGAAATTCTTATTGATGAACATATTTTTGCGTTGAAAACTCATCAGGCAGTCACGATTACCTCGGGACAATATCATCAGCTGATGACTGTAAACGGAGAGGTCATCGCTCTTGAATTTACGCTTGATTTTTTCAGTAAAAGCGACAGCGATATTGAGCTTATCTTTCACAACGGACTTTTCTGCCATTTTGGAATGAACGAAATAATCACGATCCGGAATGCGTCCTTTTTCTCTGAAACCCTTGACAGGATTGAAAAAAAAATCGAGGAAAAACCTTATCAATATCTGATTTCCACTCATTCTATGATTGAATTACTATTGGTAGAAATCAACCGCAGCAAAATTGCCAACGGCGATGAAATCTGGAAACCGGATGCCTTGTTTTTAAAATTTCTGGAGAAGGTACGCCAACATTTTTCAGATAATTATCCGGTAGCTCAGTTTTCAGACTTATTAAATACAACTGAGGCGAAATTGAATGAAGTATCAAAGCTTCACACCCAAAAAACAGCCCAAAACGTCATTTACAGTCTCATCATTTCTGAAGCTAAACGGCTATTGCTCTATGAAAAACTGACCATCAAAGAAATAGCGTATCAACTGGGCTTTAATGATCCCTTTTATTTTTCCAACTTTTTTAAAAAGCATACCTCATTATCCCCCAAAGACTATCAAAAAAACTTAAAAAGATCTTAA
- a CDS encoding DoxX family protein, with the protein MKTRQDIAVFLLRIALATGFLSAVASRLNLWGTRSSGWKSFVQYTAETNSFLPSSFAPFLAILSTIAELSFGLLLLAGYQVKKTALFAAVLSLLFAMAMSISFGCKEPLDYSVFVFSAGAFLLSTFSQYQWSIDQILPQKQ; encoded by the coding sequence ATGAAAACCAGACAAGACATCGCCGTTTTCTTATTAAGAATCGCATTAGCAACGGGGTTTTTATCGGCAGTAGCCAGCAGGCTGAATCTTTGGGGAACCCGATCATCCGGATGGAAAAGTTTTGTACAATACACGGCTGAAACCAATTCTTTCCTTCCCTCTTCATTTGCTCCTTTTTTGGCGATCCTGTCAACCATTGCGGAGTTATCTTTCGGACTTCTTCTTCTTGCAGGATATCAGGTAAAAAAAACAGCTCTTTTTGCCGCTGTCCTTAGTCTGTTATTTGCCATGGCGATGAGTATTTCTTTCGGCTGTAAAGAACCGCTGGATTATTCAGTTTTTGTTTTCAGTGCCGGAGCATTTTTATTGAGTACTTTTTCTCAATATCAATGGAGTATTGACCAGATATTACCTCAAAAACAATAA
- a CDS encoding cupin domain-containing protein — MHTNINDYIVKTTQNEWQPLIEKGIHYEGIFVQSLKFDPEKNRSTNILLKFEPGASYPYHNHPAGEELFILEGEAFIAGAHLEKGDFLYTPPGFKHSVKSENGCIIYFMIPEEVEIL; from the coding sequence ATGCATACCAACATCAACGATTACATCGTAAAAACAACACAAAACGAATGGCAACCTTTAATTGAAAAAGGAATTCATTATGAAGGTATTTTCGTACAATCATTAAAATTTGATCCTGAGAAAAACCGTTCTACCAACATTCTTCTGAAATTTGAACCGGGAGCAAGCTATCCTTATCACAATCATCCGGCAGGAGAAGAACTCTTTATCTTGGAGGGTGAAGCTTTCATTGCAGGTGCCCATCTTGAAAAAGGAGATTTTTTATACACCCCGCCGGGTTTTAAGCATTCAGTAAAATCAGAGAACGGATGTATTATATACTTCATGATTCCTGAAGAAGTTGAAATTCTCTGA
- a CDS encoding DUF1624 domain-containing protein — protein sequence MEQYNKRILALDLIKGMSVLGMIIIHTLLIYANVKSQSETTIGSFIVFLGRGTSIFLICMGITFMTSSHQSLGSALKRGVLLVLAGLFMNFMKFMIPFIFGFAPDNFIQKYGWNAPIEQQYVYLVQLGDILQLAGMSLLFVGFIREYVKNKYVILVIGLLVALVSREVSGINADVPVINYILDLLFSTDYPAYVYFPVFPWMSFIIIGMFFGKWFQELKYDSKKLFKNMLYAGLLFIAVVAPLVFKYGKYNYNGFYHMGPGGVIYFAGWTLIFLWIIFRITLNVKKNRFMQLLQYCSKNLTSMYMIQWILISWGKGIFGYRQHEIGYVMVLIVLYIVLTFSVQISIDLIRKRKTLVLLRRTSMEESV from the coding sequence ATGGAACAATACAATAAAAGAATACTTGCGTTGGACTTAATAAAGGGGATGAGTGTATTGGGAATGATTATTATACATACCTTGCTTATTTATGCCAATGTAAAATCACAATCGGAAACCACTATAGGAAGTTTTATCGTTTTCCTTGGACGAGGGACTTCTATCTTTCTGATTTGTATGGGAATTACCTTTATGACTTCAAGCCACCAAAGCCTCGGCAGTGCTTTAAAACGGGGAGTTTTACTTGTACTAGCCGGACTTTTTATGAACTTTATGAAGTTTATGATCCCTTTCATCTTTGGCTTTGCTCCTGATAATTTTATTCAGAAATACGGATGGAATGCCCCGATAGAACAACAATATGTGTATCTGGTGCAACTGGGTGATATTTTACAGCTGGCGGGAATGTCTTTGCTTTTTGTTGGTTTTATTAGAGAGTATGTTAAAAATAAGTATGTCATTCTGGTAATTGGTTTGCTGGTAGCACTCGTTTCAAGAGAGGTGAGCGGCATTAATGCAGATGTACCGGTGATCAATTATATTCTTGATCTTCTTTTTAGTACCGATTATCCTGCTTATGTTTATTTTCCTGTTTTCCCGTGGATGTCCTTTATTATTATTGGAATGTTCTTTGGGAAATGGTTTCAGGAACTGAAGTACGACAGCAAAAAATTATTTAAAAATATGTTGTATGCTGGACTTTTATTCATAGCTGTTGTGGCTCCATTGGTTTTTAAATATGGCAAATACAATTACAATGGTTTTTATCATATGGGGCCGGGAGGTGTTATTTATTTTGCCGGATGGACGTTAATTTTTCTATGGATTATCTTCAGAATCACCTTAAATGTCAAAAAAAACAGATTCATGCAGTTGTTACAATATTGCAGCAAAAATCTGACTTCCATGTACATGATCCAATGGATTCTGATATCCTGGGGAAAAGGAATATTCGGGTACAGACAGCACGAAATAGGTTATGTGATGGTACTTATTGTATTGTATATCGTTCTTACTTTTTCAGTTCAGATCAGTATTGACCTGATAAGAAAGAGAAAAACACTTGTTCTGTTACGGAGAACTTCCATGGAAGAAAGTGTATGA